The Streptomyces camelliae genome window below encodes:
- a CDS encoding complex I subunit 5 family protein, with amino-acid sequence MVRTADLLPLAVAVPLLGAVVLVTVGRWLPRIAIDALVTVWAVLQVACLSWLWLRTGDGRSVSWLGGWTPVHGESVGIVLVGDRIGIGIALLTGALVLAVVVYSWRYFDEPPVEHAGTFPALILLFEAGMCGFALTGDLFDAFVFFELMGAVAYALTGYRIEDPRPVQGALIFGVVNSLGAYCSLLGIGLVYARTGELGLAQIGVKLAGHRPDALLSVAFVLIVTGLLVKAAVVPLHFWLPDAHSVAPTPVCMLLSGVMVELAVYGTARVYWVVFSGPHGIAQPHLRAVFVAAGVLTALVGGVMCWQQRHLKRLLAFSTVAHVGLFLTGAALLTPAGTAGVALYVAAHAGVKAALFATTGVLLDRHGSVDEHGLYRRGRDLPLTGALFTLGGLALAGLPPFGTALGKAVTEHAGEGRFPWLPVVFVLVSALTGGAVLRAGARIFAGAGPRPRERYAGPETTGGGEEPEIRDPQRRIPVPMLAVPAVLLAGALAVGLLPGLGVALARAARQFTDRAAYTAAVRGHPVAWAGPVPDVGWSAEGVLLALASTALAALLAAAAVWGPALRSPWAGRVRAACESVGRHVVVPLRRLHSGHLGDYVAWLAVGVAVLLVAMTV; translated from the coding sequence ATGGTGCGTACCGCTGATCTGCTGCCGCTCGCCGTCGCCGTCCCGCTGCTGGGTGCCGTCGTCCTCGTGACCGTCGGGCGGTGGCTGCCGCGGATCGCCATCGACGCGCTGGTCACCGTCTGGGCGGTGCTGCAGGTGGCCTGTCTGTCCTGGCTGTGGCTGCGCACCGGCGACGGGCGCAGCGTCTCGTGGCTGGGCGGCTGGACCCCCGTGCACGGCGAGAGTGTCGGCATCGTGCTGGTCGGCGACCGGATCGGTATCGGTATCGCGCTGCTGACCGGCGCGCTCGTCCTCGCGGTCGTCGTCTACTCCTGGCGTTACTTCGACGAGCCGCCGGTGGAGCACGCCGGCACCTTCCCCGCCCTCATCCTGCTCTTCGAAGCGGGCATGTGCGGATTCGCGCTGACCGGCGACCTGTTCGACGCGTTCGTGTTCTTCGAGCTGATGGGGGCGGTCGCCTACGCGCTCACCGGCTATCGCATCGAGGACCCGCGGCCGGTGCAGGGCGCCCTGATCTTCGGCGTCGTCAACTCGCTGGGGGCGTACTGCTCCCTGCTCGGCATCGGCCTGGTGTACGCGCGTACCGGTGAGCTCGGTCTCGCGCAGATCGGGGTGAAGCTGGCCGGGCACCGTCCCGACGCGCTGCTGTCCGTCGCCTTCGTGCTGATCGTCACCGGGCTGCTGGTCAAGGCGGCGGTGGTGCCGCTGCACTTCTGGCTGCCCGACGCGCATTCCGTCGCGCCGACTCCGGTGTGCATGCTGCTCTCCGGGGTCATGGTGGAACTCGCCGTCTACGGCACCGCACGCGTCTACTGGGTCGTGTTCTCCGGGCCCCATGGCATCGCGCAGCCGCATCTGCGCGCCGTGTTCGTGGCCGCCGGGGTGCTGACGGCGCTGGTGGGCGGGGTGATGTGCTGGCAGCAGCGGCACCTCAAGCGGCTGCTCGCCTTCTCCACCGTCGCCCATGTCGGGCTCTTCCTCACCGGCGCGGCGCTGCTGACCCCCGCCGGGACGGCCGGTGTGGCCCTGTACGTCGCCGCTCACGCCGGGGTGAAGGCGGCCCTCTTCGCCACCACCGGCGTCCTGCTCGACCGGCATGGCTCCGTCGACGAGCACGGGCTGTACCGGCGCGGCCGTGATCTGCCGCTCACCGGCGCCTTGTTCACCCTCGGCGGTCTCGCGCTGGCCGGTCTGCCGCCGTTCGGCACGGCCCTCGGCAAGGCCGTCACCGAGCACGCCGGCGAGGGCCGGTTCCCCTGGCTGCCCGTGGTGTTCGTGCTGGTGTCGGCGCTCACGGGCGGGGCGGTGCTGCGCGCCGGTGCCCGGATCTTCGCCGGTGCCGGGCCCCGGCCGCGGGAGCGGTACGCCGGGCCGGAGACCACCGGTGGCGGTGAGGAACCGGAGATCCGCGATCCGCAGCGTCGCATCCCCGTGCCCATGCTCGCCGTGCCTGCCGTGCTGCTCGCCGGCGCGCTCGCCGTCGGGCTGCTGCCCGGCCTCGGGGTCGCGCTCGCCCGTGCGGCACGGCAGTTCACCGACCGTGCCGCCTACACCGCCGCGGTCCGCGGCCACCCGGTCGCGTGGGCCGGCCCGGTGCCCGACGTCGGGTGGAGCGCCGAGGGCGTGCTCCTCGCGCTCGCCTCGACCGCCCTGGCGGCACTCCTCGCGGCGGCCGCCGTATGGGGTCCCGCGCTGCGCTCGCCGTGGGCGGGCCGGGTCCGGGCGGCCTGCGAGAGCGTGGGGCGGCACGTCGTCGTGCCGCTGCGCCGGCTGCACTCGGGGCACCTCGGTGACTACGTCGCCTGGCTCGCCGTCGGTGTGGCGGTGCTGCTCGTCGCCATGACGGTGTAG
- a CDS encoding sodium:proton antiporter, with protein MTVLPFLTAGWIFLAGVYGLVTSRNIIQAVGCLAVAQSSTYVLLLTVGYRRGGIAPYFTDTPLRTRTVDPVVQALALTDIVVGATVTALLLALAMQIRKRHGTVDPDALTGLKG; from the coding sequence ATGACGGTCCTGCCCTTCCTCACGGCCGGCTGGATCTTCCTGGCCGGTGTGTACGGCCTGGTCACCAGCCGCAACATCATCCAGGCCGTCGGCTGTCTCGCCGTGGCCCAGTCCTCGACGTACGTCCTGCTGCTCACCGTCGGATACCGGCGCGGCGGCATCGCACCGTACTTCACCGACACTCCCCTGCGCACGCGCACCGTCGACCCGGTCGTGCAGGCCCTCGCCCTGACCGACATCGTCGTGGGCGCCACCGTCACGGCGCTGCTGCTCGCGCTCGCCATGCAGATCCGCAAGCGGCACGGCACGGTCGACCCGGACGCCCTCACCGGGCTGAAGGGCTAG
- a CDS encoding MnhB domain-containing protein: protein MSRNARIRLFWAAAVVFAVVYALACTGLPRFGTRVHPYATRAVAASLRQHTANVVSSVNFDQRALDTLGEESILFASVLGTIVLLRHARDERVGRPRAGRVLPSTRLLGLVLVPVTLLTGVYIVAHGQLSPGGGFQGGVILATGLHMAYVAADYRVLKRIRPLAVLDVADALGAGAFTALGLAGLIAGGAYLQNVLPLGTFGQLSSGGLVPVLNAAVGVEVGSGVIVLLASFLDQAVEVRSANNPGPGGRT, encoded by the coding sequence ATGAGTCGTAACGCGCGGATCCGGCTGTTCTGGGCCGCGGCCGTCGTCTTCGCCGTGGTGTACGCGCTCGCCTGCACCGGGCTGCCGCGCTTCGGGACGCGCGTGCACCCCTATGCCACCCGCGCGGTGGCCGCGTCCCTGCGGCAGCACACCGCCAACGTGGTCTCGTCCGTCAACTTCGACCAGCGTGCCCTGGACACCCTCGGGGAGGAGTCGATCCTGTTCGCGTCGGTGCTGGGGACCATCGTGCTGCTGCGCCACGCCCGTGACGAGCGGGTCGGCCGGCCGCGGGCGGGGCGGGTGCTGCCCAGCACCCGGCTGCTGGGCCTGGTGCTGGTGCCGGTCACGCTGCTGACCGGCGTGTACATCGTGGCGCACGGCCAGTTGTCGCCGGGCGGCGGTTTCCAGGGCGGCGTCATCCTCGCCACCGGGCTGCACATGGCGTACGTGGCGGCGGACTACCGCGTCCTGAAACGGATCCGCCCGCTGGCCGTGCTCGACGTGGCCGACGCGCTCGGCGCGGGCGCCTTCACGGCACTGGGGCTGGCCGGGCTGATCGCGGGCGGCGCCTATCTGCAGAACGTGCTGCCGCTCGGCACCTTCGGGCAGCTCTCCTCCGGCGGGCTGGTGCCCGTGCTGAACGCGGCGGTCGGCGTCGAGGTCGGCTCGGGCGTCATCGTCCTGCTCGCCTCCTTCCTCGACCAGGCCGTCGAAGTGAGATCGGCGAACAACCCGGGCCCGGGAGGCCGCACATGA
- a CDS encoding Na(+)/H(+) antiporter subunit B has protein sequence MNTATAQEYLIAVALVLVAASATAAALARDPVRQAVLLAVLGLCLTVLFTLLQAPDVALSQLAVGTAVTPLLILLTVRKVRRSTAARRDRDGREGSDES, from the coding sequence GTGAACACGGCCACCGCCCAGGAGTATCTGATCGCCGTCGCGCTGGTGCTGGTGGCGGCGAGCGCCACCGCGGCGGCGCTCGCCCGCGACCCGGTGCGCCAGGCCGTCCTGCTGGCCGTCCTCGGTCTGTGTCTCACCGTGCTGTTCACCCTCCTCCAGGCGCCGGACGTGGCACTGTCCCAGCTGGCCGTCGGCACTGCCGTCACCCCGCTGCTGATCCTGCTGACGGTACGGAAGGTGCGCCGCAGCACGGCTGCCCGCCGCGACCGGGACGGCCGCGAGGGATCCGATGAGTCGTAA
- a CDS encoding cation:proton antiporter, whose amino-acid sequence MSVRHVCALVLLVAGTGVLLLSAVGLVALPRPFQRLHALTPATTVGLPLVALALAVATGPGRAAVKLLLIAVIVAIGGAVTAMAIGRATAQHERLLRKDSPE is encoded by the coding sequence GTGTCGGTCCGTCATGTGTGCGCGCTGGTCCTGCTCGTCGCCGGTACCGGCGTGCTGCTGCTGTCGGCCGTCGGCCTGGTCGCCCTGCCCCGGCCGTTCCAGCGACTGCACGCCCTCACCCCCGCCACCACCGTCGGCCTGCCGCTCGTCGCGCTCGCCCTGGCCGTCGCGACCGGCCCCGGGCGCGCCGCGGTCAAGCTGCTCCTCATCGCCGTGATCGTGGCGATCGGCGGTGCGGTCACCGCCATGGCGATCGGCAGGGCGACGGCCCAGCACGAACGTCTGCTGCGAAAGGACTCCCCGGAGTGA
- a CDS encoding MrpF/PhaF family protein, which yields MNAWLLAIAVLLTLAMPLCMGATARGTAVERLAGLNLATTVVTAVLLLTAQGFGRSSFADLGLVLAVLGPAGTLVFARFLGGRSIETPDTSTRREA from the coding sequence ATGAACGCGTGGCTGCTCGCGATCGCCGTCCTGCTGACCCTGGCGATGCCCTTGTGCATGGGGGCCACCGCCCGGGGAACGGCGGTCGAGCGGCTGGCGGGGCTCAACCTGGCGACCACCGTCGTGACCGCCGTCCTGCTGCTGACGGCCCAGGGATTCGGTCGCAGTTCCTTCGCCGACCTCGGCCTCGTCCTCGCCGTCCTCGGGCCCGCCGGCACGCTGGTCTTCGCACGTTTCCTCGGCGGCCGGTCGATCGAGACCCCCGACACCTCGACCCGGCGGGAGGCGTGA
- a CDS encoding FAD-binding and (Fe-S)-binding domain-containing protein has product MAAEHPDSLSPERLRAAGAALRRRVDGEVRFDAGSRGAYATDGSNYRQIPVGVVVPRTVEAGAQAIAVCAEYGLPVLSRGGGTSLGGQCTNHAVIVDWTKYCHRLLSVDEGRRTCVVEPGIVLDELNRQLSPYGLKFGPKPSTHGQCALGGMIGNNACGATAQAYGKTADNVRRLEVLTYDGLRCWTGPTTHEEYAEILAAGGRRAELYRGMRELADRHMSDIRQGFPHIPRRVSGYNLDALLPENGFDVARALTGSEGTLVAVTHAELDLVPVPAADATLVLGYPDIFTAADDVPRLLEHCSPTMLEAIDGRMAQLMREEHAYLDSLDRFPDGDSWLLLQFSGDSTEQADEQAHALLRATGRSVDDASVALSDDPAREEEMLKAREAGLGVTARPPDDRETWEGWEDSAVAPDRLGAYLRDLEALFTEFGYGLSSLYGHFGQGCVHTRIPFDLRSAEGVADFRRFLERAADLVGSYGGSLSGEHGDGQARGELLTRMFGERLVDAFGEFKALFDPGDRMNPGKVVHPRPLDADLRLGARWRPADPATHFRYPDDEGSFGRAVLRCVGIGQCRSRSGGVMCPSYRGTLEEEHSTRGRARLLFEMLGGHPDSPVRGGWRSPEVRDALDLCLACKGCKSDCPVGVDMATYKAEFLAHHYAGRPRPAAHYALGWLPLWALLSRTSPRAVNALLHAPVLSDVGKRLAGVAAQRDAPLFAEQSFVQWWREQGAPEPRPGDPDAVVLWPDTFSNAFHPHVAQAAVRVLRDTGLRVAVPAEPLCCGLTCISTGQLKTARRVLRRTLRVLRPWLDAGTPVVVLEPSCAAVFRADAPEMMPDDRDVRRLADQAMTLAEVVLNRTPGWQPPHLARLATVQPHCHQHAVLGMDADTELMRRAGIVADVLDVGCCGLAGNFGFERGHYALSMRIGELGLLPAVRAAAPSALVVADGYSCRTQIEQGDTGRRAMHLAEALALGLDGGAPADRPEKLGAPRQDPRPADARRAAALTATGAALAAAGTVTAVRHRDHGRRIR; this is encoded by the coding sequence ATGGCCGCCGAACACCCCGACAGTCTCTCGCCCGAGCGGCTGCGCGCCGCCGGGGCCGCCCTGCGGCGCCGGGTCGACGGCGAGGTCCGCTTCGACGCCGGCAGTCGCGGCGCGTACGCGACGGACGGCTCCAACTACCGCCAGATCCCCGTCGGCGTCGTGGTGCCCCGCACCGTGGAGGCGGGGGCGCAGGCCATCGCCGTGTGTGCCGAGTACGGCCTTCCGGTGCTGTCCCGGGGCGGTGGGACCTCGCTCGGCGGGCAGTGCACCAACCACGCCGTGATCGTCGACTGGACCAAGTACTGCCATCGTCTGCTCTCCGTGGACGAGGGCCGGCGCACCTGTGTCGTGGAACCAGGGATCGTGCTGGACGAACTCAACCGGCAACTCTCCCCGTACGGCCTGAAGTTCGGCCCCAAGCCGTCCACCCACGGCCAGTGCGCGCTCGGCGGCATGATCGGCAACAACGCGTGCGGCGCCACCGCGCAGGCGTACGGCAAGACCGCCGACAACGTGCGCCGGCTGGAGGTCCTCACCTACGACGGGCTGCGCTGCTGGACCGGCCCCACCACGCACGAGGAGTACGCGGAGATCCTCGCCGCCGGCGGCCGGCGGGCCGAGCTGTACCGCGGCATGCGGGAGCTCGCCGACCGGCATATGTCCGACATCCGCCAGGGCTTCCCGCACATCCCCCGCCGGGTCTCGGGCTACAACCTGGACGCGCTGCTGCCCGAGAACGGCTTCGACGTCGCCCGCGCGCTGACCGGCAGCGAGGGCACGCTCGTCGCCGTCACGCACGCCGAGCTCGACCTGGTCCCGGTCCCGGCCGCCGATGCGACCCTGGTGCTGGGCTACCCCGACATCTTCACGGCCGCCGACGACGTGCCCCGGCTGCTGGAGCACTGCTCCCCCACGATGCTGGAGGCGATCGACGGCCGGATGGCCCAGCTGATGCGGGAGGAGCACGCCTATCTGGACTCCCTCGATCGCTTCCCGGACGGCGACAGCTGGCTCCTGCTGCAGTTCAGCGGCGACTCCACCGAGCAGGCCGACGAGCAGGCGCACGCGTTGCTGCGCGCGACCGGCCGGAGCGTCGACGACGCCTCCGTCGCCCTCAGCGACGACCCGGCCCGCGAGGAGGAGATGCTCAAGGCGCGCGAGGCCGGGCTCGGCGTCACCGCCCGTCCGCCGGACGACCGCGAGACCTGGGAGGGCTGGGAGGACTCCGCGGTGGCGCCGGACCGGCTGGGCGCCTATCTGCGCGACCTGGAAGCCCTGTTCACCGAGTTCGGCTACGGACTGTCGTCCCTGTACGGGCACTTCGGCCAGGGCTGTGTCCACACCCGCATCCCCTTCGACCTGCGCTCCGCCGAGGGCGTCGCGGACTTCCGGCGGTTCCTGGAACGCGCCGCCGACCTGGTCGGCTCCTACGGCGGCTCGCTGTCGGGCGAACACGGCGACGGGCAGGCCCGCGGCGAGCTGCTGACGCGCATGTTCGGCGAGCGACTGGTGGACGCGTTCGGTGAGTTCAAGGCGCTCTTCGACCCCGGCGACCGGATGAACCCCGGCAAGGTCGTCCACCCCCGTCCGCTCGACGCCGACCTGCGGCTGGGCGCGCGGTGGCGGCCGGCCGACCCCGCCACCCACTTCCGGTACCCGGACGACGAGGGCAGCTTCGGCCGGGCCGTGCTGCGGTGCGTCGGCATCGGGCAGTGCCGCAGCCGCTCCGGAGGCGTGATGTGCCCCTCCTACCGCGGCACGCTCGAAGAGGAGCACTCGACCCGTGGCCGGGCCCGCCTGCTGTTCGAGATGCTGGGCGGCCACCCCGACTCACCGGTCCGCGGCGGCTGGCGCTCGCCCGAGGTGCGCGACGCGCTCGACCTGTGCCTGGCCTGCAAGGGGTGCAAGTCGGACTGCCCGGTCGGCGTCGACATGGCCACCTACAAGGCCGAGTTCCTCGCCCACCACTACGCCGGGCGACCACGGCCCGCCGCCCATTACGCGCTCGGCTGGCTGCCGCTGTGGGCCCTGCTGTCCCGGACGAGCCCGCGAGCCGTCAACGCGCTCCTGCACGCGCCGGTGCTGTCCGACGTCGGCAAACGGCTCGCCGGTGTGGCGGCGCAGCGGGACGCGCCGCTCTTCGCCGAGCAGTCCTTCGTCCAGTGGTGGCGCGAGCAGGGCGCGCCGGAGCCGCGGCCGGGCGATCCGGACGCCGTCGTCCTGTGGCCCGACACGTTCAGCAACGCCTTCCACCCGCATGTGGCCCAGGCCGCGGTACGCGTCCTGCGGGACACCGGACTGCGGGTCGCCGTACCGGCCGAGCCGCTGTGCTGCGGTCTGACCTGCATCTCCACGGGCCAGCTGAAGACCGCGCGGCGCGTGCTGCGCCGGACCCTGCGCGTTCTGCGGCCGTGGCTCGACGCCGGCACTCCGGTCGTGGTCCTGGAGCCTTCCTGCGCCGCCGTGTTCCGGGCCGACGCCCCCGAGATGATGCCCGACGACCGCGATGTACGGCGTCTGGCCGACCAGGCGATGACCCTGGCCGAGGTGGTGCTGAACCGGACTCCCGGCTGGCAGCCCCCGCACCTCGCCCGCCTCGCCACCGTGCAGCCGCACTGCCACCAGCACGCGGTCCTGGGCATGGACGCGGACACCGAACTGATGCGCCGCGCCGGGATCGTCGCCGACGTACTGGACGTGGGGTGCTGTGGTCTCGCCGGGAACTTCGGGTTCGAGCGCGGCCACTACGCGCTGTCGATGCGGATCGGCGAGCTGGGGCTGCTCCCGGCGGTCCGCGCGGCGGCCCCCTCCGCGCTGGTCGTCGCCGACGGCTACAGCTGCCGTACCCAGATCGAGCAGGGCGACACGGGCCGGCGGGCCATGCACCTGGCCGAGGCGCTCGCCCTGGGGCTCGACGGCGGCGCGCCGGCCGACCGTCCGGAGAAGCTCGGCGCCCCGCGCCAGGATCCACGGCCGGCCGACGCACGCCGGGCCGCGGCACTGACGGCCACCGGTGCCGCCCTCGCCGCCGCGGGCACCGTCACCGCCGTCCGCCACCGCGACCACGGCCGGCGCATCCGATGA
- a CDS encoding DNA polymerase ligase N-terminal domain-containing protein — protein sequence MAGKSGTPRRSASGRSLETYRGKRRAGRTPEPMGGASPKGGRRRFVIQKHSATSLHYDFRLEAGGVLKSWAVPKGPSTDPRDKRLAMRTEDHPVDYLDFEGVIPPGEYGAGEVIVWDTGTYRNLAEDEGRKVPVAKGVGEGHVKVWLEGEKLRGGYAMTRTGQDGERERWIMIKLSDEGADARRNPVSTEPASVRSGRTLDELTEDDGHGKRT from the coding sequence ATGGCTGGTAAGAGCGGCACACCCCGCAGATCGGCATCCGGTCGCTCGCTGGAGACGTACCGCGGCAAACGCAGGGCCGGCCGGACGCCGGAACCCATGGGCGGTGCCTCGCCGAAGGGCGGCAGGCGCCGGTTCGTGATCCAGAAGCACTCCGCCACCTCGCTGCACTACGACTTCCGGCTGGAGGCGGGCGGTGTGCTGAAGTCGTGGGCCGTCCCCAAGGGCCCCTCCACCGATCCCAGGGACAAGCGGCTGGCGATGCGCACCGAGGACCATCCGGTGGACTACCTGGACTTCGAGGGCGTCATCCCGCCCGGCGAGTACGGCGCCGGCGAGGTCATCGTCTGGGACACCGGCACGTACCGGAATCTGGCCGAGGACGAGGGCAGGAAGGTGCCCGTGGCCAAAGGGGTGGGCGAAGGCCATGTCAAGGTGTGGCTGGAGGGCGAGAAGCTGCGCGGCGGCTATGCGATGACCCGCACCGGACAGGACGGCGAGCGCGAGCGCTGGATCATGATCAAGCTGTCCGACGAAGGGGCCGACGCCCGCCGGAACCCGGTGAGCACCGAGCCCGCCTCCGTACGCAGCGGCCGCACCCTGGACGAGCTCACCGAGGACGACGGGCACGGGAAACGGACCTGA